The Catenulispora sp. EB89 genome includes the window GATGTGCTATTCGGCGTGAGCGGTGACGCGCTTCGCGCCAGCCAGGTGCGCCGACAGGCGCTGTCCGGCCCGGTCCAGCGCTACGACGGCTTCGTCGAGGATCGCGTGATAGGCCTGGAAGACGTGCGTCACTCCGGGGGTGACGTCGAGGACGACCTCAACGTCAGCGGCGGCGGCCGCGCCAGCCAGGCGGATGGCGTCGTCGAGGAGCACCTCGTACGTTCCCACCTGGATGACCAGGGGCGGAAGGCCGGACAGGTCGGCGAAGATGGGGCTGATCAGCCCGAAGGCAGCGTCCTGTCCCGATGTGTAGTTCGCGATTTGGGCGAGGAAGCCTTGCCGACTCATCAGCGGGTCGACCGCCCCCTTGGTCTCCATGGTCGCCCCGGCCAGGGTGAGGTCGACGTACGGCGACATGACATAGGCCGCTGCGGGCAGCGGCAGCCCGTGATCGCGGGCATTGACCATGGTGGCGACGGCGAGTCCGCCGCCGGCTGACTCGCCTGCGAAGACGATGTCCGAGGCGGCTGTACCGTTCTGCAGGAGTCCTTCGTAAGCCGCCAGAGCATCGTCCACCGCTGCCGGATACGGGTGCTCGGGGGCGAGCCGGTAGTCGACGGAGATCGCCTTGGCGCCAGTCCGGCGAGCAACCTGCGAGGCGAGGTCGGCAGCGGTGAACGCATCCCCCATCACGTACACGCCGCCGTGGAAGTACAGGACTGTGTGGCGGGGTTCGACTCCGTCGACGGTGACCTTTGCGATCGGGACGCCGCCCAGCGTGGACGCGGTCACGGTCACGTCGGCTGGCAAAGGCTGGGCTGACAACAACTCCCGCAGCAGTCGCCGCTGCTCCTCGAGGTCGATGTCGGCGGGGAAGGCCGACTGCCGCAGGATCGCTTCGAGGTTCTCTCGCTGTTCGGCGCTCACGGAGAAGCTCCCTTCGGTCGGAGTTCGCTGGACGGCGGCTCACATCCAGGCTTTCCGACAGGCAGGTGAGCGGGCATCACTGGATCACGGCGATTCGCGCGACCTGAGCGCGGCAGAAGCGGGGGCATATCGCCGGACAGGTCCTGGCGGCGGACCCGGATGGCGGCGGACCCGGATGGTGGCGATCGCGATGACCAGGGCGAGCAGTCCGATCCCGGCGGCGACCGCGAACGCCCGGGGAAAGCCGACCGTCAGCGCGTGGTCGTCGATGGACGCAGGCACGGGGGAACCCGGCTATGTGGCGGTCGCCGCGTACGCGACCTGAGTCCTGGCGGTGTTCGCGACGGTTGTCCAGGCGACAGCGCCGAGCAGTGCCAGCCCGATCGCGCCGCCGACCCGCTGGCAGGTGTTGAGCAGACTTAAGGCGACCCCGGAGTCCTGCCCGACCACGCTGTGCAGCGCGACCAGGGCCTGCCGCCGCGGAGCGTTGATGGTGGCGCGGCGGGCACGTCGCCGGGTAGTTCGGGGACGCTGTCCACGCCGGAGTCTGGCGAGGTCACGGTCTCTCCCGGTGGATCTCGGAGCACGTCCCTGGCAGCCGTGCGAGCTTCCACAACGAGGCCAGGCTTACCGCCGGCCGGGTGAGTAGGCATCGCTGGATCCCAGTGATTTTGAGGCCGGACATGCCGGCACGGGCCCGACCGGGTGCGCTGCGCAAGCGGCCGAGGCACAGACGCCCCGGGGCGGCCGGTATCGACCGGCGCCTGAGCCGCGAGCGTTGCAACATAGGGGGCAGACTGTCCGGAAAAGAGGCCTCTGCTCCGTGTGGAGGTCGACTTCCCTCGACCGGGAGTTCCGCGCAGTCGCTCTTCTCACTGGGAGGAAGTCGTGGAACAGCGTTCGCTGGGCAGTGAAGGCCTGACCGTCAGCATCCAGGGCCTGGGTTGTATGGGCATGAGTACGTTCTACGGCGCCACCGACGAGGCGGAGTCGCTGGCCACGATCGACCGGGCGTTGGAGCTTGGCATCACCCTGCTGGACACCGCCGAGAGCTACGGCCCCTTCGTCAACGAACAACTGGTCGGCAAAGCGCTGGCCGGGCGCCGGGACGCGGCCGTGGTCGCCACCAAGACCGGCTTTGAGATCACCGACGACGGGCAGGCGGTCGGTCTCAACGGCCGGCCCGACTACGTGCGCCGGGCCCTGGATCGGTCGCTGCGGCACCTGGATACCGACCATGTCGACCTGTACTACCTGCACCGCATCGACCCGGCTGTGCCGATCGAGGAGACGATCGGTGCCTTTGGCGAGTTGGTCGCCGCCGGCAAGGTCCGCTACATCGGGGTGTGCGAGGCGTCCGCCGCTACGATCCGCCGCGCCCACGCGGTCCACCCGTTGACCGCCGTCCAGACGGAGTACTCGCTGTTCGAGCGCGGCATCGAGCACAACGGAGTGCTGCAGACCTTGCAGGAGCTAGGGGTCGGGTTGGTCGCGTACTCGCCGTTGGGTCGAGGCTTCTTGTCCGGGGCCATCACCAGCCCCGACGACTTCGCCGAAGACGACTGGCGGCGCACCGACCCCCGGTTCCAGGGCGAGAACTTCGCGCGCAACCTCGAGGTCGTCAAGCAGGTCAACCGCCTGGCTGCGGCCAAGGGCGTGACCGCCTCCCAGCTGGCGCTGGCATGGGTCCAGCACCAAGGCGCGGTCGCCATTCCCGGTACCAAGCGCCGCCGGTACCTGGAGGAGAACGCCGCGGCCACCGGCGTCGCACTCACCGGCGACGACATCGCCGCGATCGAGGCGGTCGCCCCGCACGGCGTGGTCACCGGTGACCGCTACGCCCCTGAGTACATGGGAACCCTCGAGGGCTGATACGCGGGCTACGCGGCGGCCCGCGACCGCTGATGGGGCGGCGAGTTCGCGGGCCGTGGCGGGGGTTAGTGCGGCGGTCCTCGCCAGCGGGCTTGCCGTACCGCCATTCGGGTGATGCGTGTTCACATGCTCTTGACGACTCGTGCACGCTAGCCTTGAGGCGACGGAACAGGCACCGGAGCTGGATGACCGGCGCCAGGGTGTCGGGCGTGGACACAATCAAGGCGGGCCTTTGACGGCGGCTCCAGCAGCTCCCCGGCTGATCGACCGGGATGACCTCGTCGCTGCCCTGGATCGTGCGGCGGTGGCCAAAGTGACGGTCATCTCGGCTCCGGCCGGCAGCGGGAAGACCTCTTTGCTGCGCGCTTGGGCCGACCGGCCGGGTCAGCCACGTCGGTTCGCGCTCGTGCAGGTGCCCCGCGGCCAGCAGGACACCCAGCAGTTCTGGCTGGATCTACTCCGCGCGGTCCGCCAGATCACCGGCGTGGACGACGGCGATGGCGCGGCACCGGCGGCGACGCCCGACTTCAACGCGCCGGCCATGGTCGACCGGGTGCTGGCAGAGCTCGCCGACGTTCCCGGCGAGGTCACGCTAGTCATCGACGATCTCCATGAGCTGCGCGCGCCGGAGGCACCCGCTCAGCTCATCAGGCTGCTGACCGCCCTGCCTCCGCACGCGCACGCGATCCTGGCCATGCGTCACGATGTCCGGCTGCGGCTGCACAAGCTGCGCCTGACCGGCGAACTCGCCGAGATCCGCGCGACGGACCTGCGCTTCTCCGAGCGTGAGACCCGCGAACTGCTCGCCGCCTCAGGTATCGCCCTCTCCGATTCTGGAGCGGCGCGGCTGTACCAGCGGACCGAGGGGTGGGCTGCGGGCCTGGGGCTTGCGGCGCTCTCCCTGGCCGGGCACCCCGACCCCGAGCGGTTCGTCGCAGAGTTCTCGGGCAGCGACCGCACGGTCGCCGAGTATCTGATCGACGAGATGCTCGAACGCCAGCCGCCCGACGTCCAGGACCTGCTGCTTCGCACCTCCCTGCTGGACCGGGTCAACGGGGAGCTGGCCGACCTGCTGACCGGCCGCCCGGGCTCGGAGCAGATCCTGCTGGGGCTTGAGGACGCGAACGCGTTCGTCGGATCGCTCGACGGCGAGCGCACCTGGTTCCGCTACCACCACCTGTTCGCGGACCTGCTGCGGCTGGAGCTGCGCCGGACGCTGCCTGAAGAAGTGCCGGCGCTGCACCGGCGCGCCGCCGGATGGTTCACCTTGCACGGTCAGGTGGCCGACGCCGTCCGGCACACGCAGGCAGCCGGCGACTGGGCCGACGCGGCCCGGCTGCTGGCTGACCACGCGTTCAGCCTGACCCTGGACGGGCAGGCGCAGACCATGCAGGCGCTGCTGCGGGCCTTCCCGCCGGGAGGGGATTTCCCCGAGCTGGCCCTGGTCCGTGCGATGGGCGACCTGGTCCAGGGGCGCCTGGACGAGGCGGCCGCGCACCTGGCGGTTGCCGAGGCGTATGCCGAAACAACATCACCTGAGCGTCAGCGGCGCCTCGGGGTGGCGATCGCGTCGTTGCAGCTGTCGTTGGCCAGACGGCGAGGCCATCTGGACGGCGTCATCGAGCAGGTCAAATTCCTCGACGCCCCGGTATCCGGGCAGTCCGACCAGGACATCGCCCTGGACGGCGACCTGCGCGCGGTCGCGCTGATGAACCTGGGGACCGCCGAGGCATGGTCTCTGGGACTGCCGGACGCCGTACGCCACCTGAAGGAGGGCGCGGCCCTGGCCCGGGAGATCAGCCGGCCGTACCTGGAAGTCGGCTGCCTGGCCCAGCTCAGCTTCGCCTACATCTTCCACGGTGCCGATCTGCCGAAGAGCGACTCGTTCGCCACCACCCAACAGCGCTGCCGCGAGGCGATCGAGCTCGCCGACCGGTACGGCTGGGGCGCCGAACCGGTGGTCGCGCCCGCGACGATGACGCTCGCCGGCACGATGGTGCTGCTGGGGGAGTTCGACGAGGGCGAGCAGTGGTTGCTGCGCACTGAACAGGCTCTGCAAACAGACACCGGCCCGGACATCAGGCTACTGCTGCACCAGACAGCCGGGATGCTGCACGCCGGCCGCGGACGCCTCCCCGAGGCGCTCGAAGAGTTCGGCACGGCCCAACACCTGGCATCGCAACTGGAAGGATCGCAGGCCCTAGCGAGCCAGATGACCGGCTGGCGGCTCTCCACGCTGGCCCGCCTCGGGCTCACCGGCGAAGCCCGCGCCGCCCTCGCGGCACTTAACGATGAGCGGGCCGGCTCCGGCGAGATCCGTAACGCCGTCGCGGCGATTTGCCTCGCCGAAGGCGATCCTGCCGGAGCCCTGGACGCGGTGCACGACGTCCTAGACGGCACGGCACCGGTCCTCGGTTACGCCACGCTCGTCGAGGCGTACCTGCTCGCCGGACTCGCCCACCGCGAGCTCGGCGACCAGCGCGCTGCACACCACGCGGCAGAACAAGCCCTGGCACTGGCGGAGTCCGACAGGCTGGTCCTGCCGTTCGCGATGACCGGCTCCCGGGAACTGCTGGCGGAAATCCCCGGGCACCAGACAGCGCACCGCGCGCTGGTCACCGACATCCTGGACATCTTGCGCGGCTCATCCCTGCCGGCCAAAGAGCAACCCCCATCGCCGCCGATGGAGGACATCACGCCGACCGAACTCAGGGTGCTGCGGTACCTGCCGACGAACCTGTCCCGCCCCGAGATCGCCGGCGAACTGTCCGTCTCGCTGCACACCGTCAACACCCACCTGCGCAGCATCTACGCCAAGCTCCAGGTCCGCGACCGGTCCTCGGCCGTGCGACGCGCCCGGGAACTGCGGCTGCTGGCCGCGCGCCACACCCGCTAGCTGTCTCGACCGGCAGAGTCACTGGATTCCAGTGGTGCGGGGTAACCTGCCCGCCCGCGATCGTGGTGCCATGGACCCGACGCCCGCCCCCTACCTGATCCGAATCAAGGGGCACCTCGGCCCCACCATGCTGGCGGCGTTTCCGAAACTGGCAGCACGCCATCGCGGCACGCACACCGTACTGACCGGCCTGTTGGACCAGTCGGCGCTATACGGCGTGCTGGCCGAGATGGAGGCACTCGGCCTTGACCTGCTCGAGATCCGAAGGCTCACTCCGCACCGCACACCACCAGGAGCAGATCACCGCCTTTCTCGCTGACGGCACTTCCGTCGTGGCCACCCCGACCTGAGGAAGCAACACCAAGCAGGCGCGGCCTGGATCTGCGACCGCTCGCGCCGCCACCCCTCCATCACCTGATCGAGCGGATCCCGGAAGCCGAGGGGGTATCGCGCGCAAGGTCAGGCTCACCGAGGCCGGCCAGCAGGAGCAGGACGAGACCCCCTGCCGCGAGTGTCAGGGTGCCCTAGGCCTGTGGGCCCACTCGGCGGCCGAATCACCCGAATCCAGTGATGACCCATCACCGTGCCGGCGGTGACTCTTTGTACATCAGTGCTTTGCTCTACTTCGATAGTCGAGGAGCAGTATGTTGATACGCAGATCCCGTTCGGCAGGCAGTGGCACCGCCCGGGGCGCAACCCTGACCGCGGTGGTCGCCGGCCTGTTCGCGGTGTCCGTCGCGGGGGCCGCTGCGAACACCGGCGGGGCCGCCAGCGGGGCGCCGGGCGCGTGGCCGTCGGCGGGTCAGAACATCTTCGACACGCACAGCCAACCCTTCGAGCGCACGATCTCGCCGGCCAACGTCAATACCCTGACTCCGCGCTGGACGCTGACCACGGCCGGCGCCGTGTCCGCGACCCCCACGGTCGCGGACGGAGTCGTCTACGTCCCCGACTACGGCGGCAAGCTCTGGGCGATCGCCGCGGGCAGCGGGACCGTCCTGTGGTCGCGGGACATCTCCAGCTACACCGGCGTCGCCGGCGACGTGTCCCGCACCAGCCCGGCCGTATACGGCGACGAGCTCATTCTTGGTGATGGCTGGCTCCTCAAGTCAGGCACGGATGGGGCCAAGGAGATCGCGGTGAACCGTTTCACCGGTGATCTGATCTGGTCTACCCAGGTGGACACCGATCCCGACGCCGGGATCACCGGATCCCCGA containing:
- a CDS encoding alpha/beta hydrolase, yielding MSAEQRENLEAILRQSAFPADIDLEEQRRLLRELLSAQPLPADVTVTASTLGGVPIAKVTVDGVEPRHTVLYFHGGVYVMGDAFTAADLASQVARRTGAKAISVDYRLAPEHPYPAAVDDALAAYEGLLQNGTAASDIVFAGESAGGGLAVATMVNARDHGLPLPAAAYVMSPYVDLTLAGATMETKGAVDPLMSRQGFLAQIANYTSGQDAAFGLISPIFADLSGLPPLVIQVGTYEVLLDDAIRLAGAAAAADVEVVLDVTPGVTHVFQAYHAILDEAVVALDRAGQRLSAHLAGAKRVTAHAE
- a CDS encoding aldo/keto reductase, with the translated sequence MEQRSLGSEGLTVSIQGLGCMGMSTFYGATDEAESLATIDRALELGITLLDTAESYGPFVNEQLVGKALAGRRDAAVVATKTGFEITDDGQAVGLNGRPDYVRRALDRSLRHLDTDHVDLYYLHRIDPAVPIEETIGAFGELVAAGKVRYIGVCEASAATIRRAHAVHPLTAVQTEYSLFERGIEHNGVLQTLQELGVGLVAYSPLGRGFLSGAITSPDDFAEDDWRRTDPRFQGENFARNLEVVKQVNRLAAAKGVTASQLALAWVQHQGAVAIPGTKRRRYLEENAAATGVALTGDDIAAIEAVAPHGVVTGDRYAPEYMGTLEG
- a CDS encoding LuxR C-terminal-related transcriptional regulator, which produces MAKVTVISAPAGSGKTSLLRAWADRPGQPRRFALVQVPRGQQDTQQFWLDLLRAVRQITGVDDGDGAAPAATPDFNAPAMVDRVLAELADVPGEVTLVIDDLHELRAPEAPAQLIRLLTALPPHAHAILAMRHDVRLRLHKLRLTGELAEIRATDLRFSERETRELLAASGIALSDSGAARLYQRTEGWAAGLGLAALSLAGHPDPERFVAEFSGSDRTVAEYLIDEMLERQPPDVQDLLLRTSLLDRVNGELADLLTGRPGSEQILLGLEDANAFVGSLDGERTWFRYHHLFADLLRLELRRTLPEEVPALHRRAAGWFTLHGQVADAVRHTQAAGDWADAARLLADHAFSLTLDGQAQTMQALLRAFPPGGDFPELALVRAMGDLVQGRLDEAAAHLAVAEAYAETTSPERQRRLGVAIASLQLSLARRRGHLDGVIEQVKFLDAPVSGQSDQDIALDGDLRAVALMNLGTAEAWSLGLPDAVRHLKEGAALAREISRPYLEVGCLAQLSFAYIFHGADLPKSDSFATTQQRCREAIELADRYGWGAEPVVAPATMTLAGTMVLLGEFDEGEQWLLRTEQALQTDTGPDIRLLLHQTAGMLHAGRGRLPEALEEFGTAQHLASQLEGSQALASQMTGWRLSTLARLGLTGEARAALAALNDERAGSGEIRNAVAAICLAEGDPAGALDAVHDVLDGTAPVLGYATLVEAYLLAGLAHRELGDQRAAHHAAEQALALAESDRLVLPFAMTGSRELLAEIPGHQTAHRALVTDILDILRGSSLPAKEQPPSPPMEDITPTELRVLRYLPTNLSRPEIAGELSVSLHTVNTHLRSIYAKLQVRDRSSAVRRARELRLLAARHTR